CGAATGAGGGCAGCGGAGTGTCCTTGGCACCGAAAACGTAGAGACCCTTCAGCCGGGGCATGCCCTCTGGCCGCGACGGTCTGCAGGCATATTGAAGAGATGCGCACAGCTTGCGCTCGTTCAGGTTCTTGACGCCGCGAATGGATAAGAGTCGCACGCTGTAGGATGGGTCGAGAATGATTTCGTGGCAGAGCTCAGCCGTCACGGACAAGCCGTCTAAGATCAGCGTTTGGACATCTTGGAGTATGTTCTGTCGGCGGATGCCTGAGAAGATGCCTCTCAGCGGACCGGAGTAAAAACTGGTGAGAATCGCGCGTTAGTCGAGTCGTTCTACCGCACCATGGTCGGCCCTCTCCGGCATCCCCACCGCGTCGAACTGGCGGCGACGCCAGGGGGGGGGGCATTGGGGAGATGAATGTCACCGACGGTGGTAGGAGGTCGAGTGGAGTAAGGTCGAGTGGACGCACTCATCTTCGGTCAGATTCTCATCAAGTTGGACATTACGCCAGACTTCACCACCGCGATCAATGCCGTCGATTTCAAACTGCGCCGCGCGTACGTGGATCAGATCAAGATGGCGGAATACGCCAGAGGTGTGGTTGATCAGTTCTCGGAATGCTCGGCTCGTGGAGGCAAGGCTCAGACGGTCATAAGCGGAGAGGTGAGGAGCTGTGTGGGCGAGGATGAGAGGATTGGATAGTAGATGGAGGAGATTGGTGACCGAATTCTGGTAAAGCGTGTAGGCGTCCTCGACGTCCTGGAGCATGTTACGGCGAACGCGCGCGAAGGGTAGAAACGTGGGAGCAGAGACGAGGTATTACGCGACGGCCGTAAACCTCGAGGGTCTGCGGCGATCAGTCTGGAGGTTGAGAGGTGGTGAGTGTGCTGTTGTAAGACGGGAAAAGAGAGGCCGAGAGCCAGAAAGCTAAATAGGTGGAAGGATGGCCGTCAAGGGAGGACGGGCAGAACTCGGTCGTAAGCGCAATCGCAATCGGAACTTGGTCAGACTGATGATGCTCACTGTTTACATGGGAAGATAAGAGCTTTCGGCTTGGTAAGGTAGAGATCTAGACTGCCAGACAAGAGACGTCTTGGGGCGGACGACATGTCGGTCTAAATATCTACAGCATCGAGCCCTGACTGGTACAGGAGAGACGATGGTGGGCTACGTAGTGCCTGGGCAAGACAAGAAACGTGGGAGTGTCTATCCTTAGCTTTGCGGTGAAGAGGTACCCCGTCGCGCCGTCAAGCAAGGCGAGACAGGGAACTTTGGAAGCAATACCTACTGTGTAGATGTACATCGAGCAAGGGACCTTGGGGGTCAACCGCGCCGTACGTACAGTCAACAAGATGCGCCGAGAAATGCAGCACGGGCAGGCTAGAGCTGTGCAGGCTAGACCGGTCCAAGGTCCAAGTGGATGGTCGTCCAGATTGCCCACACACCCGCCCCGTGCCATCATCCACGTCCCATAGCTACCTACCCACGTCCCTCCCCTCCCATCCGGGCCTTCGCACCGTAGTGGCTGGCACAGAGCGAATAGCGGAGGGCAGGTAGAGACGCAAGAGTCACAAGTGTTCCCACTATCCACTTGTTGCTCGCCTTTGGCTTCCCCAGGAGCTTGCAGGGCAGGTATTATCGGCAGAAGGTGGTAGCGTGGGTGGTAGTGTAACCGTGTAGCATCCATCTGGGGTTGGCCCGGTTGGGTCGACCGTCGGACCCTGAAAGAGAAGATCGGCCGTGTCCAGTCAATGGAGCCATTTGTGGCAGATGGGGGGCAAAGAATAGTGCGGTTGAAACGGAAGAGCTTCAACCCGCCGCCTGGTGCGGTCTTGGTAACTGCAGAGCAACAGAGAAGGTCCGCTGCGCTGGCACCTTTGACATTGATGCTGAGAATCTCTCCAAAGTATCCGTCTGTCGCGTTTTGCTACTCGGTACCTTACTCCGTGCCAAGCATGCAGGCGTTTATGCGCCTTTGCTGACTTTGAGCGGGAGCTTGGgaacagagagagagagggtgtACGTAGAGTCAGGAAAGCCAATAAGGTACGGACCGAAATGTGAGGCACTGGATGGGGAGTGATGTGTATGATGTGTATGGAAATTGCTTGAAGCTTGGGTGAAGGCCCGAAGGGTTGTGGAAAGGGGGTGGGGGAGGGTTGGGGGTGATGATCCGAGTGACGGTGTGTTGTTGAGTTCTGGTGCGGTGCGATGAGATGAGACGAGTTGATAGGCGTACCTACAATAAAGTATGATGCTCCATTAGGTCAGGTGTGTTGACATTCTTTCATCAAAAAAAGAGACACCGAAAACCGACATTGGAGATCTAACAATGTTGGATAGGTTGTTCAGACTTGATGGGGGTTGGGTCTTGAGTGAGCCCTGATGCGCATAACCGCCCTGTCTCGTCCGAGATAACCGGTAGGATCTGTAAAATGATTGCGCGACATTCGTACGGCTATAGAGAGACAAGAACAGGTCTCCCCGGTCACGCTGAGCATCATCCTATCGCTATGTACGGTCAAGTACGGATACAAGCGCAGTTTCTCGACTCCTTCATCAGGATGGCGCTCTCATCTCATTCCGCCCCATCAAGCTCCATCCCGCGCAAGAGAGAGGTCTGTGGAGTCCAAGCTCCAATGAAGGTTATCGAGCTGGGCATGTCTTGAAAGTGTTACATGACCAAATTAGCCGCTCCAACCGCTTAAACCTGCCATGACTGCGGGAGGATCGCTGGGCTGGCTGGCTAGGTGATTGTTGAAGCCCACCACCATCTGCACAACAGCACGACTGCCGCAGCGCAAGCTTGTTGCTGGTTCGCTGTTCGGTGTTCCTGGCCGAATCAAGTGCGAAAGCTTGGTTGGGGTTGGCTTTGCCGGAAATGGTGACTTTGATCCCATCCCCAAGGTTACCGAGCCATAGGTGAGAGGTACTTCAACCTCACATACCTAGGCTGCATATGGTACAGCTTCGCTTCGTGGGATTGCACTATTCACTTTCAACGAAAGCGTTTCGTGGGGTAATAACAAGATGCCAGTTGGACTGGTTCCGCTCCGCTGCTCTGCGCTGCCACTCTGGCAGTCTCACGGGTGGCCACACATTGTCCGGACAGGACTACACTTCTCCAGGCTCTAGTGGTGCCGCCTTCGACTTTTGGCTGTCAGCCGCCGATAAGATGGCGCCGTAGCACAGCGGCACGTTCCTTGGCCGGCGCTCGACTCGAACTGCTCATGTCATTGTGACCGGTTTGCGTATCTCGGGTCATGCTGCCTCATACTGGAGTTGCGACTCGCAGCGGAGCGACTGTGCGTGCACGCCTGTCCGTGCCTCTGCCTCGAGAGGTCCCATGTCTGCCTCATTGCTCGGTACGGAGTTGCGAGTTGCTGCAAAGACGTTGAATAGTGTCGAGCAAGCTGGGGAAACACAGGGAGCTGCGAGTCGCGAATATCCATACCAATTGTGTGCTCCGCACTCCGTACATAATTGGTAATTAATAGGTGGTAGGCTAGAGGGGGTTCCCATGCCTATTTTGGGTACTGTTTCGGCGCGCTGATCCGCTAGCCAGCCCTGCTCCGGGGGGCACGGAGTGACAGTCCGGAGTCGCGGAGTCGGGAGTTTTGGCCACATTTGTTTCTGCTGGTTTTGGTGAATGGGGAACccaataaatagtaagggcaTGAGGTGTCAAGGACTCAGGTTGTGTTGCAGTGGTTGAGCGCTCAGTGGTTCAAGTGTTTGGCGAGCTGGGATATGAGGCTTCTTGGCAGACGCGCATCATGATTCAGCTTTATTTGGCATGATTGGTTGAGTGGTATTGGTTTTATCTTGGTTTTCTGATTGCGCGTATGTAGAGTATTGGTCAAGGGCGTGCGCAGAAGATTGTTGAACCGGCAATGTGCCAATGCTCATTGTCTCGCCTGCGTAGGTAAATTGAGAAGGTCTGAGAAGCTTCCCATTTGGACTCTTAGAGGCTTGGGGCCTTGGAGCAGTACCGTGAAGTGTGTTTAGTAAGCATTTCTCTCGTTTCCATTCTCGCGATCGTCGGGTCGCACCTTACTTGTAGGTCGGCGGTCGGCCAAACTGTCCCGGATCCGACTGTTCATCACACCTCAGTGTTGCTGACCTTAGGTAAGCAGCATAGTACCAGTACCTAGGTACTTTGGTTGGAATGTGGAAGATATGTAATTGTGGCGCGAGCTGACCTGAATGGGCTTAGGGATATGTGGCGCAGATCTATGTACCTTAGGTTCCTCTCTCGGCTTTCTCCATTGCGGGAGGCGGCCCACATCATGTCGTCAGCGAGTCAACCTGGAGCTTGTTGATTTTACTTACTGTGGGTGGAATCTAGAAGAATCCAACCAGCCTGCTGATTCATCCACACTGTCGCCATGATACTTCCCAAATGACAACACAAATCCTATCCTGGAATTTACTTGCTATACTTTCTACAGATGCCTACTCACGGCTTGGGCCACCTCGACTTCAATCCACCGGCCATGCCCAGACACAGCAACTCGATCAACAGCCCTCTGAGCAGATAACCGTTACCCCTCCACCCCACCTTACCCTTAGCGACGGCCGACGCGTCGAACAACAAGACCTACGATACCTTACTTAAGATTACCACCCTACTCTGACTTGGACGAGACTCCGCTACGCCAATATGGAGAACGAACAACCCGAGTTGAAGTGGTCTGCACCGTTTGCGGTCGTGCCTCCCATCAAATCTGCTTCGAGAGACTTGCGCGGCGACAAGATCTTGCTTCCTCAGTCCGCCCTCGAGCAACTGCTCGCAGCATCTCCGAGACCACCCGCGCCCTCCAATTCGACCTTCACTTCCTACGACCCCTTCAATCCATACGCGCGACAGCAGCAGAGCCTCTACCAAGAGACCTCCCAGCAACTGCCGAACCCTTTAATGTTTCGCCTGGTCAATCAAAAGAACGGAAATACTGTATACGCTGGCATCCGCGAGTTTTCGGCCGAGGAAGGGGAAATTGCGCTGGGTCCATATCTCATGGATGCTTTAGGGCTACTCCCTACTGACTTTTCTGTCGATTCCCTCCCAAAAGAGCCATCTGAATCGACATCTGGCATGGTTCTCGATACTGAACCACGGTTGACGGTCCACGCCAAGCAACTACCCAAGGGCACCTACGTCCGGCTCAGACCCCTCGAAGCCGGCTATGATCCCGACGACTGGAAATCACTTCTCGAACGCCAGCTACGCGAAAGCTACACAACACTCACAAAGGAAACGGTCCTGTCTGTGCGCGGCGTCAAGGGCGAAGACTTCAAGTTCCTGGTCGATAAATTCTTGCCAGAAGGTGACGGCATCTGCGTGGTTGATACGGATCTGGAAGTGGACATTGAGGCGTTGAATGAGGAGCAGGCTCGCGAGACTATGCGCCAGATTATGGCCAAAGTTCAGCCTGGTGCTTCTAATGGAAGCTCAATAGGAGGCGAGATTGACGTGTGGAAGCCTGTCAACGGCCAGGTTTTGCAGGGGGAATACATCGATTACGAACTGCCCTCTTGGGATAGGACCCGGCCCTTGACGATTGAACTTTCCAAACTCCCTCACGCTGATCGTATCGACTTGTTCGTCAGTCCGAGATCAGCACGACAGCGAGCACGACCGCGAGATTCAGAATATGTCTTTGGCAACTTCAATCCTGCTGAAGACGGCATCAAGTTCATCACTATACAACCCACAAATGTCGAAATGGAGAGTGCTGAAGAGCTTCTCATTTCAATCTATTGCTATCCGCTGATCGGCAACGATCAAGTCCCAAACCCAGCATCCTATCAACTCAGGGTCAGAGCTGAGGCGGGAGGAGCATCAAAAGATGTACCTTTTGGCTCGGAACCCGGGGACTCTAGGTCTCCAGACGAAGAGCAGTGTACGAATTGTCTGCAGTGGATTCCTCAGCGGACAATGGTCTTGCATCGGAACTTCTGTCTTCGGAATAATGTTACCTGTCCAAAGTGCAAACGTGTCTTCAAGAAGGGGTCGGATGAGTGGGAAACTCATTGGCACTGCGAGCATGACGATGCTTTTGGAGATTCGCTGGCGAGCAAGGCCAAACACGATGCCGTGCGTCACACTGAACAGCAGTGTCTTGGCTGCGAATACACTGCTTCATCCTTGGTGGAATTGGCGCTACACTGCACAAGTGTCTGTCCTGGCAAACTCATTCTTTGCCAGTTTTGTCACCTCGAGGTGCCACAAGAGGGGGATCCATTCAATCCTTCGGCAGAAACAATCTTGTCTGGCTTGACTTCGCATGAGCTAGCAGACGGCGCGAGAACCACCGACTGCCACTTGTGTGGCAAGATCGTACGGATGCGAGATATGTCAGCTCATATGAAGCACCACGAGTTGGACAAAATCGCTCGAAAAAAGCCCGATATCTGCCGCAACATCAACTGTGGCCGCACCCTGCATGGCGTCGGATCTGCTGGAGTTGTTGGTGCCGGAACAGCAATGGGTCAGGGACCCGGTAACGATCTGGGTCTCTGCTCGCTGTGCTTCGGCCCCCTCTACGTCAGCATGCATGACCCAGAGGGCAAAGCTCTCCGGCGACGTATCGAGAGAAGATATCTCGGCCAGCTGATGACCGGTTGTGGTAAGAAGTGGTGTGGAAACGAGTGGTGCAAGTCAGGGAGGATCAACCTTGGACTTGATGCGAAGGGTGGCAGCGCGCAGGCCGCTCTTCCGCTCGTGAAGCCGCTCGTGCAAAGCATTCCCGAGATGAAAGAGCCCATGCACTTTTGCGTCGATGAGGCTTCACAACGACGGAGGAGATTAGCGGAAATGCTGGCGAGTGAGGGTGTATGGGACTTTGAATGGTGCATAGCGGCATGCGAAGCGAGCTCAGGAGATTTGGATAAAGCGCGAGAATGGCTGTCCAATTGGGCGCCTATGAAATGATTGAGAAGGCTAGCAGCATTGTTGGGGACACATCGAGGCGTATCCAAAGGCGTTAGCAGGTATAGAGCATCGTTGATACCACATAGAATTGAAGAGGCAAAGGTGGGACTTGATTGTCGGCGTTGAGCAAGATGGTAGTATGGTTACAATTGCCCCCACATGAATTTTCAAATACGATTGACGATAAGCATGAAAATTGTGTCGcaaaaagaaatataatgATATTATGGCATGACAGGTGCTATTAATACAATTCCATATTCGATCCTAGTCTCCTGTTAGGCGGCTTGCAGATACAACCAAGAGGCCAACTGAACGCTTTAAAGAGGCTGGTATCCGGCTGTAGATTGACTAACATATGGCGGTCTGGCAAAATTAGCAAGCATCTCCTTTACTGTTTCTGATCAAAGTCTTACCTCAGGAAATTACGCGCGCCAACAATGGCTGCAGCTCCACCGGCGTAGATGCCGAGCAGCCTGCTCCAACCGGCGTTGCCGTAGGCTGATTGACCGACTGACAGCGCAATTAAGTCATAGACTAGACAGCCTCCAAAGATCCAATCACTAATGCTCGACAACAATCCGAACCCTACTCCGGTGAGAACCTTTACAGTGGTAGATGGCTGCTGGTGAACAAAGTATGCAACCGAACCGTTGTGTAGCAGGTCCAAGACGCCGATACCAGCAAAGGTTTTGGCAACGACGTGGGTAAGAACAGAGTTGATAGACTTTGTGTTCATGGGCGGAAGACGATTGAAGATGAAGTACAGTTGGGCAAGGCTATTGATGACGACGAAGATGTTTGCAACCTTCAGGTCAGATTTGTTCCAGAAGATCATCCATGCTTTTGAAGACAATCAGCACAACTCAAGAGGTAGACAGAGGAGTAAAGATTGCTACTCACTAGCAATACAGAAGTTTCCGACAGCGTAAAATGGGGCAAAGTCAACCATAGTGCCTATATCGGAGGCCATGGGCTCTACTTTGGGGTCTGCCTTGTATAGGCGATATAGCCAGGCAAGCTGGAAAAGTTGCTGAGGGAAGAAGAATCCAGCAATGAAGAAAGGCTGAGGCGACCAAAATGACAGGTTGGCGTCGTGAACATCCTTCATATTGGGAGTGCTAAGCATGCCATAGTTTTGAGCTGCAAAGTCGACAGCAAAGGATAGCGGAGCCAACCATTTGGCAGTAGACAGTGAAACGCCCATGTTGTGTAATTATGCTAGCAATGCTGTACACGTAAATTTCGGATAGTT
The window above is part of the Colletotrichum lupini chromosome 9, complete sequence genome. Proteins encoded here:
- a CDS encoding ubiquitin fusion degradation protein, with protein sequence MENEQPELKWSAPFAVVPPIKSASRDLRGDKILLPQSALEQLLAASPRPPAPSNSTFTSYDPFNPYARQQQSLYQETSQQLPNPLMFRLVNQKNGNTVYAGIREFSAEEGEIALGPYLMDALGLLPTDFSVDSLPKEPSESTSGMVLDTEPRLTVHAKQLPKGTYVRLRPLEAGYDPDDWKSLLERQLRESYTTLTKETVLSVRGVKGEDFKFLVDKFLPEGDGICVVDTDLEVDIEALNEEQARETMRQIMAKVQPGASNGSSIGGEIDVWKPVNGQVLQGEYIDYELPSWDRTRPLTIELSKLPHADRIDLFVSPRSARQRARPRDSEYVFGNFNPAEDGIKFITIQPTNVEMESAEELLISIYCYPLIGNDQVPNPASYQLRVRAEAGGASKDVPFGSEPGDSRSPDEEQCTNCLQWIPQRTMVLHRNFCLRNNVTCPKCKRVFKKGSDEWETHWHCEHDDAFGDSLASKAKHDAVRHTEQQCLGCEYTASSLVELALHCTSVCPGKLILCQFCHLEVPQEGDPFNPSAETILSGLTSHELADGARTTDCHLCGKIVRMRDMSAHMKHHELDKIARKKPDICRNINCGRTLHGVGSAGVVGAGTAMGQGPGNDLGLCSLCFGPLYVSMHDPEGKALRRRIERRYLGQLMTGCGKKWCGNEWCKSGRINLGLDAKGGSAQAALPLVKPLVQSIPEMKEPMHFCVDEASQRRRRLAEMLASEGVWDFEWCIAACEASSGDLDKAREWLSNWAPMK